A single region of the Salvia miltiorrhiza cultivar Shanhuang (shh) chromosome 8, IMPLAD_Smil_shh, whole genome shotgun sequence genome encodes:
- the LOC130997206 gene encoding mediator of RNA polymerase II transcription subunit 20a-like isoform X1: MLSLFISLTLSLCLTLYFLIPSPSTYLISRHNGGKALHPQSTHSALTSRHCVAPRGVASFLADNECSAASFCIARIQPPPSGFQTTAPDLGFFPNPRDNHFHALLIDTENSEKYQPLHDFQIYSPFNELRFVDTMPIKWILHWQPNPGTTVNTQILSEVSQCAESINGVKEGRWKTTLSFYKAMVREQAIANDFPRDFVGISLAEQPGKYFLVIRGQRLVVEAESSIQMIMEKLQSYKTRVALNFEGNQYQLGDFQLRVGKVVPMNSENLRGIVMEMEYVPISSWEKSREILGDFFELWQEALSKRSLPGHFVHNEPNFAEYGLPDQYGMQHTAIQYANITAQIVATSQSVQAPRN; this comes from the exons ATGCTCTCCCTCTTCATCTCTCTGACTCTCTCCCTCTGCCTCACCCTCTATTTCTTAATCCCATCTCCCTCGACCTATCTGATTTCGCGACACAACGGCGGTAAAGCCCTACATCCCCAATCCACCCACTCCGCTCTCACATCTAGGCACTGCGTCGCTCCACGCGGCGTCGCCTCCTTCCTCGCCGACAACGAATGCTCCGCCGCATCCTTCTGCATAGCCCGTATCCAGCCGCCGCCGTCCGGGTTTCAAACGACGGCTCCAGATCTCGGCTTCTTCCCTA ATCCAAGAGATAACCACTTCCATGCTCTATTGATAGATacagaaaattcagaaaaatatCAGCCTCTTCAt GATTTTCAAATTTATTCACCCTTCAACGAGCTTCGATTCGTTGACACTATGCCCATCAAATG GATTTTGCACTGGCAGCCCAACCCGGGCACGACCGTGAACACCCAAATCCTCTCAGAAGTGTCTCAGTGCGCTGAGAGCATCAATGGCGTTAAAGAAGGGCGCTGGAAAACCACTCTCAGTTTCTACAAAGCCATGGTTAGAG AACAAGCTATTGCGAATGACTTTCCTCGTGATTTTGTGGGGATTTCGCTTGCGGAGCAGCCCGGCAAATATTTCTTAGTAATTAGAGGGCAGCGTCTTGTAGTGGAGGCGGAGTCGAGTATTCAGATGATAATGGAGAAACTGCAGTCTTATAAAACACGAGTTGCTCTTAATTTTGAG GGAAACCAATATCAACTTGGCGACTTTCAGTTGCGAGTAGGGAAGGTTGTCCCAATGAACTCGGAGAATTTGAGGGGCATTGTTATGGAG ATGGAGTATGTACCGATTTCATCATGGGAGAAATCACGCGAAATCTTGGGCGACTTCTTTGAACTTTGGCAGGAAGCCCTCTCAAAAAGATCGTTACCTGGTCATTTTGTACACAACGAACCAAACTTTGCAGAATACGGCCTCCCGGATCAGTACGGGATGCAGCACACAGCTATCCAGTATGCCAATATCACTGCTCAAATTGTAGCAACTTCTCAGTCAGTACAGGCCCCTAGAAACTAG
- the LOC130997206 gene encoding mediator of RNA polymerase II transcription subunit 20a-like isoform X2: protein MPIKWILHWQPNPGTTVNTQILSEVSQCAESINGVKEGRWKTTLSFYKAMVREQAIANDFPRDFVGISLAEQPGKYFLVIRGQRLVVEAESSIQMIMEKLQSYKTRVALNFEGNQYQLGDFQLRVGKVVPMNSENLRGIVMEMEYVPISSWEKSREILGDFFELWQEALSKRSLPGHFVHNEPNFAEYGLPDQYGMQHTAIQYANITAQIVATSQSVQAPRN from the exons ATGCCCATCAAATG GATTTTGCACTGGCAGCCCAACCCGGGCACGACCGTGAACACCCAAATCCTCTCAGAAGTGTCTCAGTGCGCTGAGAGCATCAATGGCGTTAAAGAAGGGCGCTGGAAAACCACTCTCAGTTTCTACAAAGCCATGGTTAGAG AACAAGCTATTGCGAATGACTTTCCTCGTGATTTTGTGGGGATTTCGCTTGCGGAGCAGCCCGGCAAATATTTCTTAGTAATTAGAGGGCAGCGTCTTGTAGTGGAGGCGGAGTCGAGTATTCAGATGATAATGGAGAAACTGCAGTCTTATAAAACACGAGTTGCTCTTAATTTTGAG GGAAACCAATATCAACTTGGCGACTTTCAGTTGCGAGTAGGGAAGGTTGTCCCAATGAACTCGGAGAATTTGAGGGGCATTGTTATGGAG ATGGAGTATGTACCGATTTCATCATGGGAGAAATCACGCGAAATCTTGGGCGACTTCTTTGAACTTTGGCAGGAAGCCCTCTCAAAAAGATCGTTACCTGGTCATTTTGTACACAACGAACCAAACTTTGCAGAATACGGCCTCCCGGATCAGTACGGGATGCAGCACACAGCTATCCAGTATGCCAATATCACTGCTCAAATTGTAGCAACTTCTCAGTCAGTACAGGCCCCTAGAAACTAG